From the Quercus lobata isolate SW786 chromosome 6, ValleyOak3.0 Primary Assembly, whole genome shotgun sequence genome, one window contains:
- the LOC115995032 gene encoding protein ecdysoneless homolog has translation MAGVPESDLAFSDIFSQKNSRLPDDTVFYAIFPDLTLNSNPTPTSEPSLSSSLQSLHLQILQTLSPFTTDYLWQHESFTLSLSSLPKPSCLCSSHLPHLHGKLRFGDNLDDEWFTVFLLFKISTTFPSLSIRVWDTDGEFLLIEAAFHLPRWLNPENSLNRVFIRQGHIHIVPKDCLSSPNLSDSLRFIINHNEESRASELIQSAVKKRILDYPERAQRNMHQVRVRVPVSVAQVLKHEPCLISLAVEGFYDRDIDSMKYAAKMEKFLPKGREEELVCVAVKMSRAMYAQLVQQAFQAPKNYPMPNRSDKVAYGEAELGLKITCGLEMMYQLRKREGLEGKGRTWEAYKESLERSGYFQGLLPGSKEYQRLMHNAEEYYRNSSLFLRTSEMLSAPVKRIDEILALPHSPDEFSGQEVPPSDDDSWLYNGEDELNSALLERQKEMDLYNSKHKKKQNGQDDTGPSSSSNVDEVGLGDIAKTMQDFVHKVSSYKGAEVPENRNLKEVDLDVDRFIKDMESVMKRQGFEDVGSNVDIEDGSSLDFDLDESEDESDIAEPSEDNEEEKDTFMHSYSDAMNEELKPTSIAKSFVRANEQATKKDEGTSNATEDMDEDFTPVDVDVNLVKSFLDSFSSQQGLPGPASNLLGLMGVQLPHDDKKKGK, from the exons ATGGCTGGAGTTCCCGAATCCGACCTTGCATTCTCAGACATATTCTCCCAAAAGAACTCGAGGCTCCCAGATGACACCGTTTTCTACGCCATATTCCCTGACTTAACTCTAAATTCCAATCCCACCCCTACCTCTGAACCTTCACTCTCCTCCTCTCTCCAATCCCTCCACCTCCAAATCCTCCAAACCCTATCTCCCTTCACAACTGACTACCTTTGGCAGCATGAGTCCttcactctctccctctcttcccTCCCTAAACCCTCATGCCTCTGCTCCTCCCATCTTCCTCACCTCCATGGCAAGCTCCGCTTTGGTGACAATCTTGATGACGAGTGGTTCACCGTCTTCCTCCTCTTCAAAATCTCTACCACCTTCCCTTCCCTCTCTATTCGAGTTTGGGACACTGACGGTGAGTTTCTCCTCATCGAAGCCGCTTTCCACCTCCCACGCTGGCTGAACCCTGAGAACAGTCTCAACCGCGTCTTCATTCGCCAAGGTCATATCCATATAGTACCCAAAGACTGCCTTTCGAGCCCTAACTTATCCGATTCGTTGAGATTCATCATCAATCACAATGAGGAATCGCGAGCATCAGAGTTGATTCAGTCTGCAGTGAAGAAACGGATATTAGATTATCCCGAGAGAGCTCAAAGGAATATGCATCAAGTTAGGGTTAGGGTTCCGGTGTCGGTGGCACAAGTATTGAAACACGAGCCTTGCTTGATTTCGTTGGCGGTGGAGGGTTTCTATGATCGAGACATTGATTCCATGAAGTACGCGGCAAAAATGGAAAAGTTCTTACCTAAAGGGAGAGAGGAAGAGTTGGTCTGTGTGGCAGTGAAGATGTCAAGGGCAATGTATGCACAATTGGTTCAACAGGCCTTTCAGGCGCCGAAGAATTATCCAATGCCAAATAGGAGTGATAAAGTGGCATATGGAGAGGCCGAATTGGGACTGAAAATCACATGCGGGTTAGAGATGATGTACCAGCTAAGAAAGCGAGAGGGTTTGGAAGGGAAGGGACGCACTTGGGAGGCCTATAAGGAGAGTTTGGAGAGGAGTGGATACTTTCAAGGACTGCTTCCAGGGTCTAAAGAGTACCAGAGGTTAATGCACAATGCTGAAGAGTATTACCGGAACAGTTCTTTGTTTTTGAGGACCAG TGAAATGTTGAGTGCTCCAGTGAAACGAATCGATGAGATTCTTGCCTTACCACATTCACCTGATGAATTTAGTGGTCAGGAAGTTCCTCCTTCTGATGATGATTCCTGGCTTTACAATGGAGAGGACGAGTTAAACTCTGCACTTCTTGAGAGACAAAAGGAGATGGACCTCtataattcaaaacataaaaagaaacagAATGGCCAGGACGATACGGGTCCTTCATCCAGTTCTAATGTTGATGAGGTTGGTCTTGGTGATATAGCTAAGACCATGCAGGATTTTGTCCATAAGGTGTCAAGCTACAAGGGAGCTGAGGTTCCTGAAAACAG GAACCTAAAAGAAGTGGACCTTGATGTTGACCGTTTCATTAAAGACATGGAGTCAGTAATGAAGCGTCAAGGTTTTGAAGATGTGGGCAGTAATGTTGATATAGAAGATGGTTCATCATTGGACTTTGATTTGG ATGAGTCTGAAGATGAGAGTGATATAGCGGAACCTTCTGAGGATAATGAGGAAGAAAAGGATACTTTCATGCATTCCTATTCTGATGCTATGAATGAAGAGTTGAAGCCCACCAGCATTGCAAAAAGTTTTGTTCGTGCTAATGAGCAAGCAACAAAGAAGGATGAG GGAACATCAAATGCCACAGAAGATATGGATGAGGATTTCACTCCTGTGGATGTAGATGTGAACCTTGTAAAGAGCTTTCTTGATTCCTTTTCTTCCCAACAAGGGCTTCCCGGACCTGCTTCCAATTTGCTTGGGCTCATGGGTGTACAGCTCCCACATGATGACAAGAAGAAGGGCAAATGA